The genomic window GTTAACGAAAAATCCCATAACCAATCCCCTTCTATAGCTAATGTTTCTGCTTCGGTTCCTCCGAATACACAGAAAAGCAGCCATTATCAATCCGTGATGGAGCATAAAGATATTTTACTCGATGATAGTGCAAGTCACACTTTAATCGCCCCTGAAGAAGAACCTTTATTAACCACTGATCTTCAGGTCAGACGATTAACAGCACAACTAACGGCAGCTTATAACCGCATTGCTGCCTTAGAAGAACAATTATTAGCTTGTCGGATGATGCCTTGAAAGGGCAAACAACCACGCACAAGGGGCGGAAAGTCCGTTACATGATCAGCCTCTGATAAATATTAAGGTTTTCTGTTAAGGGTTAATTATTGGGCGGAGTGGTTTGAGGAATAGGTGACCCGTTGGGTTGAGAAGGGAGTGCAGGATCAGTCGGATAATTATCTAGCCCGTTAGCAGGATTATTAGGCAGGGTTGAGGGAAAATTATTGGGATAACCGCCAGGTAGACCGTTTTGGGATGGTAAAGGACTTAGGGTCGGATCATTCCAAGTGTTGCTGGCTTCATTTTCCCCAGGTAACGTGGCTAAGGCAACGCGATCGCCCCCCACTTCTCGTAACATATCCAAAACTTCTATGACCTCGTTATAAGTGGCATTTCTAGAAGCATGAAGCACCATTAAACCTTCAGGATTCAATTGATGATAACTCTTAATTTGATTAAATAATTGATTATGAGTCACTAATTGTTTTTCGACATAGACTTGACCAAAATCATCCAAACTGACCACCAACATCTCCCGCATTTGGGGAGTTCCTGATGCTGCTCTGGGTAAATCTAAACTGATAGCCTGTTGGCGAGATAAACCCACAGCACCGAGGATAAAAAAGGTCAAAATACAAAAGATCACATCGATCATGGGTAAAATTTCGATGCGGACTTCTTGGTTTGCTGAAGAATCTTGCCACAAATTGAGAGGACGGGAATGAACAGAAGACTTATGGGATCTCTTCCGAGAGGTGTTACTAGCAGTCATAGGTCAATATTTAAGAAAATGAGTATATTAGTGCTTATTGATCAAAAGTGTCTGTAAACTTTGAGGGAGTATTGCCAGAAAAAGCAGAGGGATTAACTTCGCTATCAGACCAGCGTTGACGATAAATTACTTCTAACTCACTACCGGCTTTACGAAAAATCCTTACCTGATTAGACCACAGGGACTGGAAAATCCGATAAAAGGTCAAACTAATAATGGCAACAATCAATCCTGTCGCAGTTGAAATAAGGGCTTCTCCAATACCCAGGGTAACACCTGTGGTTGAGGAAGTGCCGAGATCGCTAATTTGGATGTTGCCTAAAGAGGTAATCAGTCCCAATACCGTCCCCAGTAATCCTAATAAGGGAGACAGAGCAATCACCGCTTCTAATACCTTATCCCCTCGTCTCATCAAGGCCAGTTCGTCATCGGCCGATGATTCTAGGGCTAAATGGAAAACCTCTGGATCGGGGTTATCTAATCTCAGAGGACCATAGAGAAAACTGCCCATAGGATGTTTACTATTCTCTTTAGCCACTTTCGGCGCAGCATCCCAATTGCGAGCAGCAGTTTCGAGGACTCGATTCAAGATTTTTCCTTCTTTGAGCAAAAATCGTATCCAAAATATAGAGCGTTCAATAATGGTACTTAAAGCTAATACTGACAAAATCAGAAGCGGCCACATAGCCACTCCGCCTTTTGTCATAATTTCTTGGATATTCACAGTTTTGATTAACCTCCGTTGCTGATCCCCATTGAGAAATACATTAACAGTTGTAATGATTTATTTACAATTTATTAGATTCATATTTAGCAATTAATTATATCCTCAAAGAAGGAGATATTGTTTATTCTCAAAGACACGACTCATAGAAATTATTACGCAGGTATTTATGCCAAGAGACATGGGACTTTTAACGGTAACCACACTCAGAGATTACTCCGCCCTTCGGGTGCGCCAGTTGCGACCCTTAGGGAGATCCCAAGACCCTCTGGGTTCGGCAGTTGACGGCACTCACTACTCGGATACAAGCTCCGAGTCCGTGCCTCCTCTTGATGGGAACCACCAAGACCACACTGGACTCACCGCACTGGACTCACCGTACAACGATGGAACCTGATCTGGAGGACATGGGTGGCAAAATGGTTCGCCACCGTGAGATGTCCGTGACCGTTGGTGAACATTGCCGTATTGTAAATGGAATGAATGGTAATGAGGACTCTAAAAATGACGAAAGCCACAGTAGGCTTTCTCTCTATCTGTTGTTTGGGTGGTTTAATTGCTATCTCAAAAACATATCTTTCTAATGTTTTTACAGACGTTCGAGGGTTGCAAGAAGTTTCCCCAAGAATGATTTTTCCTCAACCAACCCTTCAAGAAAGACAGTTGGTTGATGCACAAGTGCAATTTGGCTTTAAATTATTCTCTACTTTAACGAAAAGCCAAAAAAATGAAAATATCTTTATTTGTCCCACCAGTCTCGCCCTGACGTTATCTATGCTCTACAATGGAGCAACAGGAATCACGCAAACAGAAATCGCTAGGGGGTTAGGCTTCAATGATATTAGTGCCAATACCCTTAACCGCGCTAATCAAACCCTAAAGCAAGACTTAAATAGTCATGACTTTTATCGTTACTTAACCATGACTAATTCTCTGTGGGCTAGGGAAGGATTTTCGTTTCGTTACCAATTTCTTAAGGATAGTCGTAGTTATTATCAAGCGAAAATCACTAACTTGGACTTTGCAAGTTCTGAAGCTAGGGGCATTATGAACCGTTGGGTAACAGAAGAAACTCAAGGTCAAATCCAAGAAATTATGGATCACACTCAGGCTGATGATGTTCTGTTTCTAATCAATACGGCTTCTTTTCAAGGAGTCTGGGAAACGGGATTTGATAGAAATTCTATGGAGGATAAACCGTTTCATTTAATCGATCAATCCGTTAAAACTTATCCTTTTATATCTCGTTACGGAACCTATAACTATCTCGAAACTTCTCAAATCAAAGGGGTAGAAATTCCTTATGAAAACGGACGTTTTAGTTTATATTTATTTTTATCCAAACCCGAAAATAATTTAACTCAAATCGTACAAGAGTTAACCGCTAAAAAGTTATCAAAACTCTTATCTAAATTTCAAGAAACTAACCTGTTATTAGAGTTGCCTCGGTTTACTTTAAATTATGAGGTAGATTTGACAGAATCATTGAAAAAATTAGGATTTTCAACTATGTTTGATTCTGGTAAAGCGCAGTTTTCTGAATTAAGTTCTCATCCTACCTATGTCAATGGGATTAAACATCAAACAACTCTAGTCATTAACGAACAAGGGGTTAAACAGACCCCTCAAAAGAACTTAGTGGTTAAAGCAACTTCAGTCAATAATGTAACAGAACAAATGTCTTTTACGGCTGATCGTCCTTTTTTCTCTCTAATTAGGGATAATGAAACAGGGAATATTTTATTTATGGGAATGATTTTTGAACCTTAAGCTGTCCACTAAATAATCTAAGTTGAAATCTGATAATTGTACTGTTTTGCTCATCTGGGAAGACATTTTTTTCAGGGATCTTCTATAGGCGGGATCGTAATGAACGATTAATAAATCTTGAACAACTTCTTTCCATTGTTTCTTATCTATCCAATGGTACCATTGACTGAGTTTCTCCCACCCATAATAAGCTTTTAGATATTGTAATTTGTTTTTGAGAATATCAGGATTTTGCGTTAGATAACAGTATTCTTTTAATAAAAAATCAACTCTTTTTTCTAAAGGTAACTGAATTTCAAAACAAGGAGACTGTTTCATTTTTTTCCATAAACTTCCTGGTAGATAAACATTACCAATTTTATAACTTTCTGATTCTATCCAAATAGGTTGATTAACATCAAATTTCAGAAATTCCTGTAATAATAAAGAATCAAAATACTTTTGTGATGGTTGATTGATTAAATCCCTTTCCCATTGTTCCCCTAATAGTGATCCTCGATGATTAGCAACTTTTTCTAAGTCTAGAACTTGATATCCTCGTTGTTGTAACCCTTGTAAAAAATAGGTTTTTCCGGTTCCCGTTAATCCACAAATAATATTATAATTATATTGTAATGGTAAAGTCCCTAATTGTTTGCAGACATAAGAACGATAGGTTTTATAGCCTCCTTGCAAAACCGTAACTCGCCAACCAATTTGAGCTAAAATAACGGCTAAACTTTGGGATCTTTGTCCTCCTCGCCAACAATAAACTAAGGGAGAATAACAAGGATCTTTAGCTAAAAAATGCTGATGAATTTGATCAGCAATATTATTAAAAACTAATGAAGCTCCTAATTTTTTGGCTTCAAAAGCAGAAACTTCTTTATAAATCGTTCCGATCTTTTTTCGTTCTTCGTTATGAAGCACTGGCAAGTTAATTGCGCCAGGAATATGATCCTCAGCAAACTCATTTTCTGATCTAACGTCAATGATCTCACTAGGTGTTTCTGAGAAAGGAAAGTGAGTAAAATTCGCTCTCTTTAAGTTCATTGTTTATTATAAGCTGTTGTGCATTGAAATAGGGGATTTAAAATTTTAGTACAAAGGCTTAAAGGCTTTTTCCCTACTCCTTTTGCTCTACTTCGACTAAGCTCAGTGTCAATCTGCTCCCATGCAGTCCCAACTAGCAATTGAAATGATTAACAGCTTATCGCTGTTATTATTTTACCTTAATAATAAGAATATTATCATCAATTCTTCTCATAAGTTTACTCTTAACTATTTCAAGAGAGAAATAATTATCCTTTTAAGGAGGATATTAACTAATCAAAAATATAAGATTTTCTGCACTTGAAAAATTTTATTAGTATATTTTAGGTTAAAATCAGGTAATATTTTGATTAACCCAAAATTAATTTGAAAAATATTAAAATAAACCATATTATCTTGATCTTTATTAAACATATAAGTTAAGATATCCGACGTTTGAAACTCGAAAATCCAGCCCTAACCATTGATATTATTTTGGAGATTGTAATGACAGTAAAATCAGGGTTACTGAACCTCTTTTTTGGTGTTTGTATTGCCACCAATCTAACTCAACTAGCCAGCGCACAAAATTACAAATTAACAAATTATGATTTTGATAATCGACCGAGTTTAGGACAAGTTCCTAACGAAAATGGTGACCTCACTGATATTCTCTTGGGTGGACTTTCTGGTTTATATTTTGAAGGATTTAATGGCAATAATTTACGTTTCGTGACTCATCCAGATCGTGGACCCCTACCGTTTCCTTTGCCTGATTTACAGCCTGAAATTGTTCGTTTTGAATTAGATGTAATCAGCAATAATATTACAATTGTAGACCGCATTAATTTAGTTCAATCTGACGGAATCACCCCCTTATCCGTACTCCCTAATTTACAAGCAGGAGAACAAGGAACCGCTTACACAGATCAGTTCGGAGTGGATTTATTAGGGAACTCAATTCCTAATGATCCTTTAGGTGCAGACTTAGAAGGAATTGTCATTGATCAACGTGATAATAGTTTTTGGATGGTAGACGAATATCGACCAGCCATCTATCATTTTAATTCCGTTGGAACCTTATTAAATCGTTTTGTTCCGATGGGAACAGCAGCAGCAGTTAATGAACCGTTAGGAACCTTTGGAACGGAAATTATTCCTTCAGTTTATGCTCAAAGAAGAGCCAATCGAGGCTTTGAAGCAGTGGCATTAAATCAAGATACTAATTTATTATATGCCTTCATTCAAAGTCCTATTGATAACCCTGATAATACAGGGGATACAACTTCAAGAAATAGTGATATTTTGCGTATCCTAGAACTGGATATTAGTAATCCCACTAACCCCCTAGTCAGTGGTCAATTTGTCTACTTATTAAATAACGATTTATATGACACAAATGTTGATAAAATTGGGGATGCTGTTTGGTTACAAGATAATCGTTTCGCTGTCATTCAAAGAGATTCTGATCTTGGTTTGAATGCTAGTAAATTGGTGTTTGAAATTGATTTATCTGATGCGACTAATTTAGAGACAGATGTTTTTAGTTTAGTGCCGAATAAAACCTTAGAAGAACATACTGCTGAAGAGTTAGGAACAGCAGGAATTATTCCTGTTGATAAAACCTTTTTATTTAATCTACCTGATTTGGGTTATTTAGCAGGAGATAAACCAGAAGGATTAGCTTTAATTCCTGGAAAACAGCCGACTTTTGTAGTCATTAATGATAACGATTATGGGTTATTAGATGATGACATTCCTGGTGATGGCCGTCAAAATTTCAATCCTAATCCTATTCCTGTGGTAGTCGGTGTTATTACCCCAGTTCCTGAACCGTCTAATCATGCTTTATTAGGAACTATTTTCTTATTAGGAATTGGCTCAATATTTCGTCGTTACACTACTTTCGTTAAACGGGGTTAAATTAGATGTTTTAATCCTTGCACTAATCTTTCTATTCCTGTGGTTGCTGTTTCTTTTTGTAGCGCACCATACGCAATGCGTAAATAGCAACCTTTCTTGATTCCAAAAGTTTCCCCAGGAAGCACAGCTATTTGATAATTTTCGATTAATTTTTTTACTAATTCAAAATCTTTCATGTCCGTATTAATTTTTAAGAAAAAGTAAAAAGCTCCTTGACTGGAAACTAAGGTACACATAGCTTCTAATGGTCGAAGATGATAGATAAAAATATCTCGAACTTTCTTGATTTCTTCTAGATGTTTTTTACAGTAACTTTTACCAACCTTTAACGCTCCTAACGCTGCATATTGGGAAATAACAGGAGGACAAATTAAAATGGTGTCTTGAATCTTTTTAACGGCTTCTAATAAATGGTTAGGAACGACCATATAACCAATTCTCCAACTCGCAAACCCATAGGCTTTAGATAAACTATATAAAGAAATAGTATAGGAATCACTATCAATAATTGAAGCAGGAGAAAAATGCTTAATTCCATCGTAGGTAAAATATTCATAAGCTTCATCAGAAATATGATAAATTCCGTTTTCTCGACACAGTTGGTTAACCTCTCTTAAACTAGACTCAGAATAAATAACCCCTGTCGGATTATTAGGAGAAATGGTAACAATAGCACGGGTTTTGGCAGTAATCGCTGCTTTTATTTTATCTAAAGACAGTTGATACTTATCATCAGTATTAACTAAGATAGGATGACAACTAGCCATCGTAATAGCCATTTCATGATTAAAATAATAGGGAGTATTCAGGATAATCTCATCTCCAGCATTGGTAATGGCTAAAATAGCATTCATAAACGCCATATTTGACCCTGCGGTTACAATAATAGACCGATAATTATTAATCGTTATTTTATTATCTTCTTGTAATTTTGTAACAATTTGCTCAATTAAGGAATGAATACCTTGAACTGATTTATACTGATGATTATGGGGATGATTAAAAAATTGATTAATTCCTTCTATTGCTTCTGGGGGAGGGGGATAATATACCACTCCTTGTCCTAAGGAAATTGTCCCAGGATTCTCTCTTATCAATTGTCCTACCATCGGAATTATAGGAGATTGTACCCTATTCATTCGTGAAGTAAAGTTTGTCATTAATTTTCTTTCTCGTTACTAATATTAGTAATAGTTCTCGTTGATATTAATCCTTAATGATTCAATGGCTATCATAGCTTATATAACAATGGAAATTGCCAAAAAACTTAAGAAAATTATTATAATTTTGTTGATCATCACACATTTCCCTGATATCAGAAATAATTTATTAAATAAATTCGATGAATATTGTTGAAATCGATAAAATTAATTATCATATAAGTTAAAGAATAAATGTCAAACGACTGACGAGTATAATCATGGATAAAGACACCCAATTTGCCTTATTAGTAATAGGATTACCCTTAGTTGGCTTACTGTATTGTGGCTTAATTATTGCCTTTTTAATGAATAATCCATTTGGTCGAGAACACCCTTTAATCACAGGATTTGTGGTGATGGTTGTTCCTTTTTCCACCGCAGCGACAATCTGGATTAAAGCCTCAGCAAAAGCCTATAAAGAACATGAACTGAGAAACCACTCCACAGGCCATCAATTAAAATAAAGGCCAATCAATTATGAATAACTAACAATGGAATTTGGAGACTCTAAACCCCAACAACTTCCGGTCAGCTTACCCGGTGGAACTTTAATCAAAGTGGAAGTCCAACAAACCGGAAGAGAAGATGTAGCGTTTGACATTAAACCCTTTAGCCAAGTTACCAAAGCCTTAGAAGAAATTACCGCAGCTTTAGCAGAAACTTTACAAAAGACTAAACCCGATAAAGCTTCTATTAAATTTGGGTTAGAATTAGGCATAGAAAAAGGAGAACTCATTGCCATCCTTGTCAAAGGATCGGGTAAAGCCAACTTAGAAGTCACCCTGGAATGGGGCAAATAACTCAAGTTTTCTCAGTTCTACCCCGTTGTTGTCATCCCTAACGGAATCTTATAATGATGAAACAAGATGGGTCAACCACTCGAAAGACTCTTACAACGTTGTGCTGTGAAAATCATTGTCCCTGGCCAAAGGGGTTGGGGAACAGGGTTTTTTGTCGCTCCTGGACAAATTTTAACTTGTTTCCATGTGATTAAAAATGCCCAAAAGGGACGGGTAACTATCAGTTGGGAAATTCAGGAAAAGGTTGCTGAAGCGACCATAGACCAATATGACGAAGGGTTAGACATTGCCCTTCTGACATTGACCCCTTGGGGTGACGACATTCCGTGTGTGGATCTCGATCGCACCTTTCAAGCAGACGATCGATTTTACATCTACGGTTATCCTGACGACTTTCCTGATGGGGCCTCGGTAACAGTCCAATGCGAAGGCACCGCCCAAGATCAACAAACCCTAATTAAATTTAAAGCTGGACAAGTGCGGCCAGGATTAAGCGGTTCCCCAATTTTAAATCAACGCACAGGGAAAGTATGCGGTATGGTCAAATTTACCCGCGATCGCAGTTTTGATCTAGGGGGTGGGGCCATTTCGGTTGAAACCATTTTAACCACCTTTACCCACCTCACCGAAGCACAACATCGTTATCATCAAAATAACCCTCAATGGCGATCGCTACTCCCCCAGTCTTCTAGTTCCCCTCACCTCACCCGTCAAGAATATCGTAACCGTCAGGCCCTCATCAATAAAGTCAATTATTATTGGATAGAAGGGGTTCTCGAAACTTCCCTCCCTCATCATCAGTCCATTGCCTTAAATTTAGAAGAAAGACCCTTAGCCCTCAGTAGTCAGTCTAATCTAGTGGCTGAGTTTATTGATAACCCTGAGATCCCTTTATCTCCAGACACCACCGTTATGGATATCTTCGATCAATTGGGGGCTGGACGTACCCTTTTAATTTTAGGAGAACCCGGATCGGGGAAAACCATTACTCTGTTGCAGTTGGGCAAAGAATTAATTAGACGGGCCCAAGAAGATGCTCAACAGTTAATTCCCGTCGTCTTCAACCTCTCCTCTTGGGCCGATGAAAAATCACCCATAGATGAATGGATTATCAAAGAATTACACAGTAACTATCAAGTCCCTGAAAAAATGGGACAAACTTGGGTACAACAAGAGCAACTGTTATTTTTATTAGATGGCCTCGATGAAATTTTCAGCAAAGAGTCCCAAGAAGCTTGCATCAAAGCCATCAACCAATTTCATCGAGACTTTGGTTCTCCAGAAATGGTGGTTTGTTGTCGAGATAACGATTATTTTGCTTTATCTGAACGGTTAAACCTAGAAAGTGCGATTTATTTACGTTCTCTCAGTTTAGAACAAATTGACCACTATTTAAGTCGATTGGATAGTGAACTGTCGTCTCTACGAACCATCATTAAACAGGATGCTGTCTTGCAGGAATTAGCCACATCGCCTTTAATGCTCAATATTATGGCGATCGCCTATCAAGGATTAGCCATTAAGGACGTATCAACTTCTGGTGTCATTGAAGACCAACGGCAACAAATTTTTAAGGCTTACATTCAACGAATGTTCAAGCGTCCTCGTAACAATCCCGGCAATTATTCCCAACCAGAAACCATTAATAAATTAGCCTGGTTAGCACAACAAATGTCAAAATTTTCTCAAAGTATCTTTCTCATCGAGAGGATGCAACCTAGCTGGTTAGGTCAGAATAAACAACAATGTTTATATACAGTGGGAGTCCGTTTTGTCATCTTTTTGATCTGGAGTACAGTTCATATCAGTTTATTAGGATTTCATCATAGTTTATTAGAAAGAATCCCCTATGATCCTACTCCCTTAGAAATGGTGAGTTATGCTTTGATTGCAGGCCCCATAGGAGCTATCCTTTATGCGTTATTTGGTAGTTTTATTGATCAATATGTCCATCAATGGACTGGCTTAATTAACGGTTTATTTTTGGGGGTAATTTATGGATTAATTTTTGGTATTCTTTGGCAGACAATTCCTATGGGAATAGCTTATGGAGTTATCTATGGGTTAGTAGGTTGTTTAATTGATCGATCCATCAGCCACACCATAGACCCCGTAGAAACCTTTAAGTGGTCTTGGAAAAAATCAGGACTTTATTTGGCCATCGGATTAATTATTGCTATTAGTCTTTTTTTAGGAGGCACGACAGGGGGGATTCTTCAGAGTTTAATTTTTGGACTTATGTTCTGTTTTATTTTTGTTTTCACCAAAGCAGAAGATATCGATCAAACAACGATTGCTAATCAAGGAATTTGGAAATCAGCCACTAATGCCACTAAAGTATTTTTAACCATTGGATTATTAACAACATTGCTTTTAACCCTTGTGGAGAATTTAACCTCTGGTTTAGTTAATGGTTTAATTTTAGGACTATTGGGTGCATTCTTAGGGGCGCAACTATCAGGAATAGTTTGTATTCAGCATTTTGTTTTACGGCTGATTTTATGGAAAAAAGGGAAAATTACCTGGAACTATGCTCGCTTTTTAAACTATGCTACAGCCCGCATTTTTCTGCAAAAAGTAGGCGGGGGTTATATCTTTATCCATCGGAGATTACGAGATCATTTTGCTCAACTTTCTTAACTATCTATCAACTATTAAAATCCATCCCTACCGCTTCTGAAATATGGGACAATTTATACTTTTCTAACTTCCTAACTAAGCCTCGATTAATGTTACTAATACACCAAGGACCCTGATAAATCCAACCAGTATATAATTGTAATAAACTTGCCCCTGACGTAATTTTCTCCCAAGCATCTTCCGCCGTAAAAATACCACCAACGCCAATAATAGGTAAGGTTCCTTGAGTTTGTTCGTAAATAAAACGAATCACTTCCGTTGACCGTTGACGAATCGGTTGTCCACTAATTCCCCCGGCTTCTTCTTGAATAGAATTACCAGTTTTTTCAAGAATATTCGTCTTTAACCCTTCCCGTTTGATGGTGGTATTAGTGGCAATAATTCCAGCTAATTGGTAAGTTTTAGCTAACTTAATAATTAACTTAATAGACTCCCAACTTAAGTCCGGAGAAATCTTCACTAAAATCGGTTTTGTCAGGGAGTTAACCGATTGTAATTCCTGTAAAATAACATTGAGTTGTTCCCCTTCCTGTAGCGATCGCAGTCCAGGGGTATTAGGAGAACTGACATTAACCACAAAATAATCCGCATCCTCCTCAAGATAACGAAAACTCCCCACATAATCCATTGCTGCTTGCTCTAAAGGGGTGATTTTCGACTTACATAAATTAATCCCAATCGGAATTTGACGGGGTTGCCGTTGCCAAGTTTCTTTGAGGGTTTGGGCAACCTTCTGCGCCCCTTGATTATTGGCCCCTAAACGGTTTAAAGCAGCTTTATCCTGGGGCAAACGGAATAAACGCGGTTTTGGGTTCCCAGGTTGAGCATGAAGGGTTACAGCCCCAATTTCAGCGAATCCGAAGCCAAAATGATCCCAAATACCAGCAGCTAAACCATCTTTATCACACCCGGCAGCCAACCCCACAGGAGTTTTAAAGGTTAACCCCCATAAATTTTGCTGTAAACGGCTATCCTCAAAAGTGAAAGAATGATCTAAATTCTCTAATATCCACTTTCCCCAAACAGTGTGACGATTTTCATCCAGACGGTGAAGGGTTTTCAGTAGTTGTTGATGGGCATTTTCTGGGTTATTTTTCGCTGCTGTTAAGACAAGGGGATAAACAGGTTGGGCAAAATTAAACATCATATCTAAGAGAGTTAGGAGTTAGGAGTTCGGGGTTCGGAATTTAGGATTATAATTGATTTCAATTCCATCAATTCCTTTTCGTATCTAGTGTAGGAGAATAAACCCAGAATCAGCATAACGCTATATCCTTACAAAAACTATTAATTAGATATTAATTTCCGACTTCTTCTAAATTTCGGATTAGCTTTTGTTCATCAATTCTTAAGAATCACTAATAATATTCCAATTTATCTTTTGTTTTAACTGATTAAAATGACTATAGTGGAGGACTTTTTCATATTGTAATCTACCGACAATAATTCCGGAAGCAATTTTCAAGCGATTAGCGAAGGCAGTAATATCATATTCCCTTCCTGAAAAAGATAATAAAAATTCTTGCCATTCAGCAGGGGGAATA from Crocosphaera subtropica ATCC 51142 includes these protein-coding regions:
- a CDS encoding ExbD/TolR family protein, producing MTASNTSRKRSHKSSVHSRPLNLWQDSSANQEVRIEILPMIDVIFCILTFFILGAVGLSRQQAISLDLPRAASGTPQMREMLVVSLDDFGQVYVEKQLVTHNQLFNQIKSYHQLNPEGLMVLHASRNATYNEVIEVLDMLREVGGDRVALATLPGENEASNTWNDPTLSPLPSQNGLPGGYPNNFPSTLPNNPANGLDNYPTDPALPSQPNGSPIPQTTPPNN
- a CDS encoding MotA/TolQ/ExbB proton channel family protein, with product MWPLLILSVLALSTIIERSIFWIRFLLKEGKILNRVLETAARNWDAAPKVAKENSKHPMGSFLYGPLRLDNPDPEVFHLALESSADDELALMRRGDKVLEAVIALSPLLGLLGTVLGLITSLGNIQISDLGTSSTTGVTLGIGEALISTATGLIVAIISLTFYRIFQSLWSNQVRIFRKAGSELEVIYRQRWSDSEVNPSAFSGNTPSKFTDTFDQ
- a CDS encoding serpin family protein encodes the protein MTKATVGFLSICCLGGLIAISKTYLSNVFTDVRGLQEVSPRMIFPQPTLQERQLVDAQVQFGFKLFSTLTKSQKNENIFICPTSLALTLSMLYNGATGITQTEIARGLGFNDISANTLNRANQTLKQDLNSHDFYRYLTMTNSLWAREGFSFRYQFLKDSRSYYQAKITNLDFASSEARGIMNRWVTEETQGQIQEIMDHTQADDVLFLINTASFQGVWETGFDRNSMEDKPFHLIDQSVKTYPFISRYGTYNYLETSQIKGVEIPYENGRFSLYLFLSKPENNLTQIVQELTAKKLSKLLSKFQETNLLLELPRFTLNYEVDLTESLKKLGFSTMFDSGKAQFSELSSHPTYVNGIKHQTTLVINEQGVKQTPQKNLVVKATSVNNVTEQMSFTADRPFFSLIRDNETGNILFMGMIFEP
- the mnmH gene encoding tRNA 2-selenouridine(34) synthase MnmH encodes the protein MNLKRANFTHFPFSETPSEIIDVRSENEFAEDHIPGAINLPVLHNEERKKIGTIYKEVSAFEAKKLGASLVFNNIADQIHQHFLAKDPCYSPLVYCWRGGQRSQSLAVILAQIGWRVTVLQGGYKTYRSYVCKQLGTLPLQYNYNIICGLTGTGKTYFLQGLQQRGYQVLDLEKVANHRGSLLGEQWERDLINQPSQKYFDSLLLQEFLKFDVNQPIWIESESYKIGNVYLPGSLWKKMKQSPCFEIQLPLEKRVDFLLKEYCYLTQNPDILKNKLQYLKAYYGWEKLSQWYHWIDKKQWKEVVQDLLIVHYDPAYRRSLKKMSSQMSKTVQLSDFNLDYLVDSLRFKNHSHK
- a CDS encoding esterase-like activity of phytase family protein, giving the protein MTVKSGLLNLFFGVCIATNLTQLASAQNYKLTNYDFDNRPSLGQVPNENGDLTDILLGGLSGLYFEGFNGNNLRFVTHPDRGPLPFPLPDLQPEIVRFELDVISNNITIVDRINLVQSDGITPLSVLPNLQAGEQGTAYTDQFGVDLLGNSIPNDPLGADLEGIVIDQRDNSFWMVDEYRPAIYHFNSVGTLLNRFVPMGTAAAVNEPLGTFGTEIIPSVYAQRRANRGFEAVALNQDTNLLYAFIQSPIDNPDNTGDTTSRNSDILRILELDISNPTNPLVSGQFVYLLNNDLYDTNVDKIGDAVWLQDNRFAVIQRDSDLGLNASKLVFEIDLSDATNLETDVFSLVPNKTLEEHTAEELGTAGIIPVDKTFLFNLPDLGYLAGDKPEGLALIPGKQPTFVVINDNDYGLLDDDIPGDGRQNFNPNPIPVVVGVITPVPEPSNHALLGTIFLLGIGSIFRRYTTFVKRG
- a CDS encoding pyridoxal phosphate-dependent aminotransferase, with the translated sequence MTNFTSRMNRVQSPIIPMVGQLIRENPGTISLGQGVVYYPPPPEAIEGINQFFNHPHNHQYKSVQGIHSLIEQIVTKLQEDNKITINNYRSIIVTAGSNMAFMNAILAITNAGDEIILNTPYYFNHEMAITMASCHPILVNTDDKYQLSLDKIKAAITAKTRAIVTISPNNPTGVIYSESSLREVNQLCRENGIYHISDEAYEYFTYDGIKHFSPASIIDSDSYTISLYSLSKAYGFASWRIGYMVVPNHLLEAVKKIQDTILICPPVISQYAALGALKVGKSYCKKHLEEIKKVRDIFIYHLRPLEAMCTLVSSQGAFYFFLKINTDMKDFELVKKLIENYQIAVLPGETFGIKKGCYLRIAYGALQKETATTGIERLVQGLKHLI
- a CDS encoding CU044_2847 family protein, which produces MEFGDSKPQQLPVSLPGGTLIKVEVQQTGREDVAFDIKPFSQVTKALEEITAALAETLQKTKPDKASIKFGLELGIEKGELIAILVKGSGKANLEVTLEWGK